GGGTTGAAGGCTGGAGCAGCTGAGTGGAGGCATGGGCTGGGCTGGGCTGGGAGTGCAACAGGCGGGCCCAATTGGCTTGGTTTTCAGTTTTGCcatctattttctttcttttccttacttttcaaacacaaaaatgcaataaattccttacaaaataaatataaaataaatcataataaaatattttcaactataaaataaatcaagttaattcttgaaaatattaattataacttaatttatatttaacattctagttcaataatacaacatttttttacctcaaattaaacaacaataattcaaataattaactacaatattttacaacaaaataactataaaaacatacaaaaatatataaaatcaaaataaacccaataaattcaaaattactttaaaacttaataaatcaattaaaaactcaagaattaagcaacaagtagcacataaaaagtggtaaaataactttattttgtaaagttatcataaaaccacatttcttatgtaattcatttattatcaataaagtagtagaaacCATTTTGTTAAATCACATtgcgttgtttacatgttttattacatgattaaatattattaatacaaacgtttataaaatctcgaacatgtgtatatttacaattatagtgactcggtcacattggattataattgtaattatatgttcaaaaccATTTTGTCATAAGAGTAAATAAATACActggatttttactgattgggtaatctacaataagatctacttacacatctggtgtgatgtcatatccaagacattgacaaagtagataagatcatatgtattttgctacattggactggaccgatattgattattgacaagataagtaagtatcgttattatctaatctaatcatatcacaacgttgaccatatgtcaattaaatcttaattctgagtgattaatattctgaaaattgtattattcaagtcttttgatttgttcgctaccagcttaccctatagaCTAGCTTATACTTACATATTGAatatttggtagtataattgagtgggagtgtttatcatagatatgaaatctatagcttctatgttaagaagtgaaatgatgatttcttCATAGCTTGgctcaagtgttaaatgatagagtactcattcactacaacaattttcacttttaatgactatctatgatgacttacaccaatttgtaagacattaaaattaatcagggatatttaaagtctaagTGTGCAAGTCATCAAAAGTTATTGTTTATGATTAagtgtgtaagtcattaaaagtagtgggagatgttatttataattaattaaaaatcgaaataaaataattaaatctgaCAATTTTAGgcttctaacgtctcccctgggaagacgtgcacacttccaacgtctcccctgggaagacgtccgatgtggcacgtcttcccaggggagacgttggaagtgtgcacgtcttcccaggggagacgttggaggCTTCCCTTTTATATAACCTCTTCActcttcttcttccccgagcaCACGAACCAGAGGCGGAAAGAGGCGATTTCAAGGCGATTTTGGGCGATTTTGGCTTCCgtttttggttgattttcatCAACAAAAATTACTTTTAGGTATGTTTTTAAGATTTAACTACTGTATAATAGTAAGAataatgttttttatttattttctttaaatatagTGGGTTAATGATGGGATTTTAGGGTATTTGTGAATAGTGCGGTTTTGGGTAATTTTAGGATattagaaatatttatttaaagtttgaaaaataattttagtgaaaatttgaCATTAAGAATTGTGATATTGATattataccacattatttactgttttttaatttttttttactatttaatccgaaaattgttgattttttaattaattttttaggttgattaagtattaatatatatatatatctaaaataaggaaaataatttaattttaatttacatactaaattgcatgtatagatataagtaattcaaatatttatgtttatgatttttttaatttatattattatttaattaaaaaattatatatatttgtataaatatattataaatattttattaacattgaagtaggttgattatatatattatatttttttatttatttagtaatattctatttattaattaatttaattttgtaggttgtggttttaactagagagatttttgcctcaaaatttctatttcaataacacatttgaggtttttaagtttctaaaattgcaagaataagttattgttaatccaattttttagtgatatttgtttagtaatttcttatttattaattaattcaattttgttggttgtgaatttaatagcaaagtgcattgcaaagtgaagtaaattttctagctaggactattaattgcaagaggtacgtacattatcttatctctcgttttagtattattaaatttttgttagaggagtttgaatatcttaaatattcatccatagtgaagtaggttctgagattaaaattgtgtgttgcggtgataacagaaggttgagaactgtgtgttttagtgaagtaggttctggaaaatttgtttgtgtgctgtggagctataaggaagaaacttattgtgtgctgtttgaattgtttgacttgttgttaacagatggttagatcaatattataggggaaatgctgtccgattttgtctagaattatgtattctaatattatatttgaattgtgttgtgcttatttgattggatttgataaGATTGACTGATGGCTAGGTTGCTAATATagaagaaatgctgcccaatttttcataCACTCGACCATGTGCttatgtagtttttattgtttaatttttcatagacataggagaagatatatataatcaaataattgattaactaatatattttaatttgtattttttgtagctaaacactacgccatatacacaagcacagattaatgaaatgcgacaacactgggcgaaccatatgctaccgataattcaaagtcatcgtccaacatattaggtttttgtcatttacttttactttttctttcttattatatgtttagctagctagtgtaatatttgttaattttgtatgtttaacaacaaatattacaattttatatatttagctagcaaaaagatattagatatacacatttcggttttattaatgaaaattcaaaatttaaatttgtatataatttagattttttaattaatatatttaattctatttcaaaaaaaattaatatatttaattctattaattaatatactgaaaataattatttaatttttaaaaaaaaaatacaaaaacatatgacgtctcccatggggagacgttgaaagtctacaaagtctccccatgggagacgttgtaggtacctatgacgtctcccatggggagactttgtagactttcaacgtctccccatgggagacgtcataggttgtacacgtacaccctatgacgtctcccatggggagacgttgaaagtctacaaagtctccccatgggagacgtcatagggccactttagatggcccctgcaacaacgtctcccctggggggAGACatcaaatgtctacaatgtctcccccatatagccattaaatgcctattttgttgtagtgattttTGTAATtcaatttacaaaaatatcatttataaggaacttagtgagagttaaagataaaataataatgaggggtaaaatggtaatttgcacccgtctcattaatagatcatctatagatgattgaatgatggttatggttataacaatggataacgtatttacatttggtgtaaaacgttctatgaattcaagagtgcaattctgagtctatagtggagtcacgaggaattaataaggtagtgagtttatttgttataaataaactcacggtaacttattggagtttgagttcatggatccatgttCCCCACATCatttcttatcaaaatgaacctaatagtcttgaataattaatttaattattaattataataatatcacattgcataggtcaatgaaaataaataatgttaaattatatattgatattttgtaagaaaagaaatagaagaaaatttgagatttttattgcaaagtctcaaaaaagagagtattataacTAATTGTGACAATTTTGttgatattgataaattggtactaatattaataaaatgaactaaataaatgtcaaaattataattggttaattttgacaagtatttaattaattataattattaaataattaaacaaaatgggtaactaaaacctattttatgtcctagctaattgcctgCTAGTGTTATAAAATACATTAGGTAAACtcaatttgacaaggtaaaaattcactactaatatttTATACCTAGCTGCCCACTCTctctaggttgttttagagaaagacttggaagattgTGGTCTTGTTTTAaagcggtttggattccttgcaatacctagcattcaacaatgacaaaaggttagggaatccaaatggtgtagtcattgttctGCTACGCATCTCGTAAGTCTAATGATTATATTGTTGTATTTATGAATCTCTATATGAAAATCTCTTCTATGCACGTATTTATGTTTTTCTATTGTATATTATTTTGTGCAATAGAGAGCATGCATATagatttatataaatgagatcctacaactGGCTTCAGAATCAAATGTTgctagtttatatgtttatatacatgtatgtgatttttttttacatgttaGATATGTTAATTGGATGGTAGCATAAATGTTTgcatctttaaattttatatatgtgTGATGCTAAAATAATATTGTTCATGATTTTTGtatgtttatgtgtgttttattttgttgtataaaactcataaactctttacataaaatcaaaatttgaaaattgcacaaaaaataatttttatttgattaatttttttaagattgattgaattaaaattaattgtgattaattaattgatttcatgaaatcgattaattaatttttttagctaTTAATTTATTTTGCTAATAAATGTGTACATGTATAAATTAGTAGCATGTCATATAGATATTGTATGCTAGAACCATTCAATTAATTAACATATCATGCAATATTATAATTGTCATTTTTGCATATTTGTGTTTAGATAATGGACTTACAGTGatgacccattattttagataatgAGAAAATGACAAATAAAATGAGTTATAatcttgataggttttatttCGGCCTAATTGTAcatgtaaaatttaaattcatttcttGTAGGTAGTTCCACTATTGAGAACTCATTTATTTTGCATTACTTCAATgcatttctatttatttaaattttatttgcaactttttatatatttcttataTTATAATTCATATGAAAtatgattttttaaatttgaCATATAATAGTTTGTATTATATTAAaaagtttttatatattttaattaaataaatatacaaaaatatatagaaTTATAAACCTAATATTTTGAGTTaagtatattttaattattttctctagATATTTTAAATCTAAAAACAAAGTATACATAAATACATAATCAAtaatataaacaataaaataaaaaatttaatttaaataaaatatttttttcaaataatcaattaattattGTAATAGTGTTAGTTTTAACTTTTAATTTTAACAACAATATCTCGTAAACCAAGAAAATTTGGTTTAATTTAATACACCCTTTTTAATTATAGcagttattaaaataaaaaaaccgaAGAAACTTTTGCAGGGCTCAACATTTTATAATAACTATTTTAATCAGTGGAAGTTTTAGCATATTTGATTTAATCAGTGTAACTTTTGTTTGCAATTTGGAAGTGTGCCAATATAATAGCAGAGCCTAAATATAAGGCTTTTTCTTTCCAAAACTGAAAACAGAGCCTCAATATAATAACAAGAGAGTAGCTACACTTTATATAAGGATTTGTTCATCCACTTTAactaataaaatcatattattttttttattattattaatattattattattgtagatGTAATAATGATGATCGTCCAACTTGGCTTGCCACCTTCCACTTGACATTCATTGCCCTTTCCAAGCCCTCCTTCAGGTGTTCCTCTGTTGTAGAAGACTCACGGAGATTCTTGCACTTCACCAGTCCAACATCGTACCCTGCAATCATTTCAGCCATCTTCTTCTGCAGCTCAGCCTTCTTCTTTTCTATTTTCATTGGGAATTCCTTGTCAACTACTTTACTCAACTGTTGATAGTAGAAATCTCTTGTGATCTTCCTTAGAGATGACTTCAGAAAATCCACCTGGAAGCCAGCCCAATATTTTACAAAGTATAAGTAGTGATGCCATTGTTGAAGAAGATGTTTAGTGATGTCTATCACCAAAGTGGTATGCATCTCTTTCATCACTTTACATACAAAGAAAAACCCCATGCTCTTCAATTGTTGGGAACATTCATACTTTGTACTAATATCTCCGTATTTGTGAAGCAAATTATTCATAGCAGATGCCAAATGTAAAGGTATGGAATAACCTTTAATATCAACAAGTGTCAACGCTAGATCACTATATTTTATTCTCAACTTCCTTTTCCAAAAGGTGGACTCAAACTCTTCCAAGATAAATGACATGAAATCAGCTTCTGTTAAATTAGAAAATTTTAGAACCTCATCAATGTTATCATCTTCAGTAGTCGTTTTACTCACTTCTTCTCCCTCATTTTCCTCATCCCAGTTAAAACGATACTTCAACCAGCCTAGCTCACGATCAGTTAATTTATGTATCAAATCCCTTAAGGTCAAAGGAGACACAGCATGATCAATCTCTTTAGGAAATTCCCAAAGATCTTCTCCCAACACTTTCAGTTTCACATCTCTAAGGTCTCCTTTTAATACATTTATaacctatattatatatatatatatatataactcatCAATATAAAACTTCATAATATAATAATGCTagtattttaagaaaaaataatttttatatagatCCATGAGAAAACAGAAAATTAAACACCTATACGAATTTTGACATTATGTTTTGATATAAACGAAAAAAACGATGGACTAATTTCGACAAATTAAAATAGTAACTATTCACaagttataattatttaatttttatttatttattcaattgttCTTTTAATATACTAAATTTGATGGATTAatgatttttttgttgttgtaaatTGTGCCCTTTTCtctttttaaaaacaaaatacatTTTAGGATATAGCTCAAATAGAGGGAAAAGAATATATATTACTTTAGTGATGAGGCAAACATTATATTAGAAGGATTTCAACAACAattgtaaaaattaattaaaaatatatcaaagttaaaagcaaatttcaatcaattaaaaaaatattggttTTTGTTAATTGATATCCGTGTCAATAATATGAAGAGTAAAAAATAAGTTCTCTAATCAGTGTAACATGAATGATCATTTAGTTATAAAAATACTAACAatctttttttttctagatttttttttttggttctctTTGCCCATCAATTATTACTTTATTATAAATGTTAACTACAACAAGAAAATAGtttcaaataaaagattaatTTAAAATTGTTCCTTTTGGGCCGAAAATTTCCAACATGCtatagaattttaaaaaaaaaaattgtaaaatactTATTTTTAGTAAGACCCAATCAATTTAAGCTTTATAAGGTTAACAAAAGAATTTCATGGAGCTACaaagtattttaaattttaaaataacgtAACAACATCAAAGTTTATGTGTGCCAATGCCAATCAATTTGAcaataacataattttttttaaaataataaataaaaataaaatcaaatgattacgaaaatatatttattttatatttaattttttttttgcttatttttaagtaattttagtGTAATATTTAAGTTAACTTTGATTTATCCATTTTTTTCCCCTTATTTTCTTTGGTGGTAAGTAAATTTTTTGATCTTTAAAGAAAAATTGAATATATTAAAGCAAATTAAATTTATACtgttattttaaaagaaaaactatagagattatatatattaaatattgaaATTTACTTGTTAAATTATGTAATGCTTTAGTTTTGTTAGGTGGGTTTAATGTTTCATTCTCTTAAATTTCAGCATCCCAAACTACCATTTTCTCTTTGTAATAAGCTTATTGAGATATGCTATATCTAAATCTAATATTAAGTTTCCATAATATTGATGTAAAGTTTTTCATTTTAATTCAGAATATATCATAATATCAATTATTTATTAGGGCTAATAAATTTAACTAGCAAAGCTTCTTAAAGAATTAATAAGATATATTATACTAAATATATAAAAATGAATATCAATTAGAACATACCTCAGAGATAACACAGTGTACGTGAGCGATATATTTGCACTTTTGACAACAGTAAACACGTATTCGTGGATTTCTTTCATCTTCACAAACATCGCAGCAATATTCACCAGAGTTATCCTCAATGAATGAATCAACAAGATCTAAGGAGTGCATATGACTGTCATGTTTTATGATAGAAGGCAATGGACCACATAATAAATGAAGTTTGAAATCACAATCCAAACAAAGAAATTTGAAGGAATTTGTTTTATGGAATTCCTTAGTATTGCACATGATTGATTGCTTCAAACAGGTGTCGTAGACGTTGCATTGTTCAACTGCATTGTTTATTTTCTCCACAAAGCAAAGAAGATGTGGATGATCTTTATGCTTAATGATTCGTGTTCGTCTCACTCCACATTCTAAACACAACCGAAAATCACATTGAGAACATTCGAAATATAAGGCAGATTCGTCTGTACTTCCACAAGTGTTACATTTACAATACCTTTGTCTTTTCATAAGAAGGAAGAGACGATTGTGATTAGGATGGTGAGAGGTTTGGATTTCTTGTGGTAATTGGTCAATGCATTGTTTATGAAGAAAGTACTTACATCTATTGCAGCCATAATAAACTCCACCATCTAATGATTCTGATGGTGAGCTCTTGGATTGACATGCAAAACATCTAACATCAATATCTTCATCTTCATGAATTGCATTTGTTGTCTCAACAAGTAGTAGCAAGTGGGGATGGCTTGAATGTTGAATGCAATGTTGGCCTTCCGGGCATGCTGTTATGGAGTTTGACATTTTAAAGCATTCAACATCCAAGTCAAAATCACAGCCAACACAACTGAACACGAGCCTCTTTTCTGAGGCTTGACCACAACAATTGCATCTGGCATCTCGTGTTGTAAGAGAAAGAGGGTGGCGAGGATGTAAAGGGTATTTGTTGATCTGCTTTGGTAGTTCTTCACATGACTT
The Humulus lupulus chromosome 6, drHumLupu1.1, whole genome shotgun sequence DNA segment above includes these coding regions:
- the LOC133783821 gene encoding uncharacterized protein LOC133783821 is translated as MEDQHLCRRNHILLLKDSEINNEKKNCELCHGFLTEAPYYVCDSCEYYVHKSCEELPKQINKYPLHPRHPLSLTTRDARCNCCGQASEKRLVFSCVGCDFDLDVECFKMSNSITACPEGQHCIQHSSHPHLLLLVETTNAIHEDEDIDVRCFACQSKSSPSESLDGGVYYGCNRCKYFLHKQCIDQLPQEIQTSHHPNHNRLFLLMKRQRYCKCNTCGSTDESALYFECSQCDFRLCLECGVRRTRIIKHKDHPHLLCFVEKINNAVEQCNVYDTCLKQSIMCNTKEFHKTNSFKFLCLDCDFKLHLLCGPLPSIIKHDSHMHSLDLVDSFIEDNSGEYCCDVCEDERNPRIRVYCCQKCKYIAHVHCVISEVINVLKGDLRDVKLKVLGEDLWEFPKEIDHAVSPLTLRDLIHKLTDRELGWLKYRFNWDEENEGEEVSKTTTEDDNIDEVLKFSNLTEADFMSFILEEFESTFWKRKLRIKYSDLALTLVDIKGYSIPLHLASAMNNLLHKYGDISTKYECSQQLKSMGFFFVCKVMKEMHTTLVIDITKHLLQQWHHYLYFVKYWAGFQVDFLKSSLRKITRDFYYQQLSKVVDKEFPMKIEKKKAELQKKMAEMIAGYDVGLVKCKNLRESSTTEEHLKEGLERAMNVKWKVASQVGRSSLLHLQ